The DNA sequence GCGCCATGCTCGACGTAGTTGCCGATGTTCACCGACCCAAGGTTGCACACATCGTACGGGAGCAACGGCTGCTCACCGCAGGGGTTGGTGGCTTCGTAGGCACCGAGGTGCGGCACCGGGTTGTAGCGATTGGCTTCGTCAATGAAGAACACCCCCGGCTCGCCCGTCCGCCAAGCGCCCAGGATCATCTTGTCCCACACATCGTTCGCCTTGAGGCTCCCCACCACCTGCTTGGTGCCCGGATCGATGAGGTCATACTCGGCGTTGGCCTCGAGCGCGCGCATGAAGGCGTCGGTGATGCCAACGGAGATATTAAAGTTCACGACCTTGGTGAGGTCTTCTTTGCACGCGATGAACTCGAGCACGTCCGGGTGATCGACACGGAGAATGCCCATGTTCGCGCCACGACGCGTGCCACCCTGCTTTACGGCGTCGGTGCTGGCGTCATACAGATTCATGAAGCTCACCGGGCCGCTCGCCACGCCGGTGGTGGAACGCACCATCGAGCCCTTGCCGCGCAGACGCGAGAAGCTGAACCCCGTGCCGCCGCCGCTCTGGTGAATGAGCGCCATCGAACGCAGCGTGTCGTAAATGCCGTCGCGACCATTGCTCAACGCATCGCCCACCGGCAACACAAAGCAGGCCGACAGCTGGCCGAGCGGACGCCCCGCGTTCATCAGCGTGGGCGAGTTCGGCTCAAAGCGACGCTGCGTCATCAATTCATAGAATTGATTCGCAATCTTGTTGACCGCCTCGTCGCTCGCCCCATAGCGACGATCCGCCTCAGCCACGACAGTCGCCACACGCCAGAACATATCCTCCGGTGTCTCCACCGAACGGCCAGTCTTGTCCTTGACGAGATACCGCTTCTCGAGCACCGTGCGGGCGTTCTGAGACAGCGTGGCGGGCGTCGACGGGGGGGTAACCGGCAGCGGCATTGCGAACATCTCCCAAAAGTTATGAGCGAACCTGAGCGGCGATCGAAGCCTGACTAGATAGACCCAGCCAGTTTCGACTCAGGGCGTCGAGGGGAAGGAAGCTAGGACGGGTCGTGAAACCACGCCATAAGCAACTAACCCCATGTAGAACAACAGCTTGAAAAATGAACATCACGAATCGGTGACAAAGCTGTGGATAAACATCCCACCCAGCACCCCGATCACTGACTCAATACCAGACAGTATCAGCACAGTAGCACGCCACCCGAAGATCGGGTGAACAGTCCTTAGCTAACTGTTCGTATTTCAATCACTTACGGCTAACCACCCCATACCGAAGACCCAGCAGAAAAAAGCACATTATTGCGGGGGGAGTATGGTACACTTTCCCGGACCGCCACGCTAGTCCCTTGCTCGCTCGCACGTCTGCTATTACGACGCGCGGCATTTGGTCGCGTAACGATACCAAATGAAACAACGGCGTATCGGGAAGTCGCCGGCGGGAATCATGGCGCCGTGCACAGCGCGCCCAGCCATAGACCGGCTAGGGACGCTGCAGCCTCGCCCCGAGCGACACCGGGATCACGTGGCACACATCCTTGGCGATCGCAATGCCGGCGCGGCTCCACGTCGTGTAACCGGTCAACCGCACGGTCACATCAAATGAGCCAGGCGCCTCATACAAGAGCGCGGCCGTCCCGCCGCTCCCCGTAATGGTGGAATCGTTGCGCGCGCCATTGCGCCCAACGGCCACCACCGTCGCGCCACTCACCGGCGCACCACTCACCGAATCGGTCACCGTCACATTCAAACCGGCGGCCGCATACAGCGCGCACACCACGCCGGGCGGCGTGACGTCGCGCTTGCCACACGCGGTCGCGGCACCGGCCACGACCGCTCCTGCCATCACAACAGCTGCCAACCGCACACGGGCTCCTGAGCGCATCACTCCAACTTATACCCGACGCCACACCGCAGGAGCCCGACCCACCTTACGCCGCCGCAAACATCCGCATCTCGGCCGCGCGAATCAACGTCTCCTGCAACTCTTCCACGCGCAGCGGCTTGGCCAAGAAATCATTCATCCCGGCATCCAGCGCCGCCGTACGGTTGCCGTCGAGCGTGCCGCCGGTCATGGCCACAATGCGCACGTCGAGCCCCGCGCCCTTGGGCAACTGCCGAATGCGACGCGTCGCTTCCAACCCATCCATCGTCGGCATCTGCACGTCCATCAAAATCACATCGTATTTCTGACGGCCGGCATTCACATACGCTTCCACACCATCCGCCACGACGTCGGGACGGTAGCCCATCCGTTCAAGAATGTGCTGCGCCACCTTGGCGTTCACGGGGTTGTCGTCGGCAATCAGAATGTGCAACGGATACTTGGCCCCCATCTTCGTGTCGATCGCGCTCAACACCGTCTCGCGCGGCTGCGACATCGCGCCAATCTCGGCGGGGAGCGTAAAGGTGAAGGTCGATCCTTTTCGCGCGGCGCTGTCCACCCACAACTCGCCACCCATCAACTCCGACAACCGCTTACTGATGGCCAACCCGAGCCCCGTGCCGCCACGACGACGCACGCCACCGCGCAGCGCCGCACCAAACGGCAGGAAGAGCGCTTCCATGTTGTCGCGCGTTACGCCCTCGCCCGAATCGGTCACGCTCACCTGCAGCAACGCGCGGCCCGTGGACGGGCGGCTCGCGCTCACCACCACACTCACGTCGCCATCGCGCGTGTACTTCACCGCGTTCTCCACGAGGTTCGCCACCACCTGACGCACACGCGACGCGTCGGCCAACACACTCACCGGCACATCGTCCGACACGCGGCAGGTCAAGCGCAGCCCCTTGGCGAGGGCACGGTCGCTCACAAAGTCGATCGCCGAGGCAATCACTTCGCGCACCTGGAACTCCTGCGTCTCCAGCGCGAGCTGGCCGTTTTCGATTTTGGCGAAATCCAAAATGTCGTTAAGAATCGCAAGCAGCTGTTGTCCGTTATTGCGCACATTCTCGGCGATGTCGTGCTGTTCGGCGTCGAGCGCGGTATCGAGCAACATGCCGCTCATGCCAATCATCGCGTTCGCCGGCGTCCGAATCTGGCTGCTCACGTGCGAGAGGAAGGTGTCCTTGGCCCGCACGCCCGCTTCGGCCTGCTCCTTGGCCACCACCAACTCATGCTCCAGACGCACACGCGACGTCGCGTCGCGCACCGTCACCACCAACAGCGTACCAGTTTCATCGGAGAAACGCGCAAACGACATATCCGCCACAAACAGATCGCCGCCCTTGCGACGCACCGGCGCGCGGTCGCGCTGCGACAGCTTTCGCTCGTCCGAGTCGCGCGCCAGCGTGAACTGCCGCACAAACGTTTCCAGCGCCGCCGCATGCTCCGTGGGCACCAGCACGCTCAACTTCTTGCCAATCACTTCACGCGCCGTAAAGCCAAAGAGCTGCTCCGCCGCGGCATTGAACACGGTGATGCGTCCGCTCACGTCCGCTACCACGAGGCCGTCGGCCGCCGCCATCAGAATGCCGCTCGTGCGCGCCTCGAGTCGATACTGCTCGGCGCGCGTCGCCTGACGCAACGGGCCGGCAACGATGCGCCAGACCAGCGGACCCGCAATGACCGTCAGCAGCGCGGCATCGACGATTGCCTGCACGTACTCTGGCATCGGCGGCAAAGCGCCGAGTAGCAGCATGATGCCAATCTCAACGACGAGCATCACGCCGAGCACGCGCGCAAAGGTCGAGGCAGTGGGCGACAGTGCTGAATCGTTCTTCATGGCTGGTCGGACCGATTGGCCGCTTCCCGCCGTCACTCGTTCGGTGACGGAGGTTGCAGGCGTTTCCGACCACATACTTTGCAAAAGGCAGGCCAACGCGACCAACTACTGTACGCTGTCGCGTTTTTGTACACTACCTTTCGAACTCTCCGAGCCTATGTCGTTGCGCCATTGATACATAGGAAGCATATCCGTGCCCGATGCGCGCGGCCTGCTCTGGGGTCAGCGGCCGGATTTTGCCGGGTACACCGAGGACGAGACTGCCGGGGGGCACGACCGTTCCTTCCGCGACCACGGCCCCAGCCCCCACCATGCTCCCTCGCCCGATCACCGCCCGGTTGAGCACAATCGCCCCAATTCCAATGAGGCAGTCGTCCTCCACGGTGCAGCCATGGACCACCGCGCGGTGCCCCACCGTGACCCGTGCGCCCACCGTGCAGGGGAGCCCTTCGTCGCAGTGCAGCACGGCGCCGTCCTGCACGTTGGTGTCGTCGCCAATCACAATGGCGTCAATGTCGCCGCGGAGCACGGCCGTGGGCCACACGCTCGCGCGCTCACCGAGCGTGACGCGGCCAATAACAACCGCCGTGTCGTGAATAAAGGC is a window from the Gemmatimonadota bacterium genome containing:
- a CDS encoding carboxypeptidase-like regulatory domain-containing protein: MRSGARVRLAAVVMAGAVVAGAATACGKRDVTPPGVVCALYAAAGLNVTVTDSVSGAPVSGATVVAVGRNGARNDSTITGSGGTAALLYEAPGSFDVTVRLTGYTTWSRAGIAIAKDVCHVIPVSLGARLQRP
- a CDS encoding gamma carbonic anhydrase family protein; the encoded protein is MKPTVPPSAFIHDTAVVIGRVTLGERASVWPTAVLRGDIDAIVIGDDTNVQDGAVLHCDEGLPCTVGARVTVGHRAVVHGCTVEDDCLIGIGAIVLNRAVIGRGSMVGAGAVVAEGTVVPPGSLVLGVPGKIRPLTPEQAARIGHGYASYVSMAQRHRLGEFER
- a CDS encoding ATP-binding protein, producing MKNDSALSPTASTFARVLGVMLVVEIGIMLLLGALPPMPEYVQAIVDAALLTVIAGPLVWRIVAGPLRQATRAEQYRLEARTSGILMAAADGLVVADVSGRITVFNAAAEQLFGFTAREVIGKKLSVLVPTEHAAALETFVRQFTLARDSDERKLSQRDRAPVRRKGGDLFVADMSFARFSDETGTLLVVTVRDATSRVRLEHELVVAKEQAEAGVRAKDTFLSHVSSQIRTPANAMIGMSGMLLDTALDAEQHDIAENVRNNGQQLLAILNDILDFAKIENGQLALETQEFQVREVIASAIDFVSDRALAKGLRLTCRVSDDVPVSVLADASRVRQVVANLVENAVKYTRDGDVSVVVSASRPSTGRALLQVSVTDSGEGVTRDNMEALFLPFGAALRGGVRRRGGTGLGLAISKRLSELMGGELWVDSAARKGSTFTFTLPAEIGAMSQPRETVLSAIDTKMGAKYPLHILIADDNPVNAKVAQHILERMGYRPDVVADGVEAYVNAGRQKYDVILMDVQMPTMDGLEATRRIRQLPKGAGLDVRIVAMTGGTLDGNRTAALDAGMNDFLAKPLRVEELQETLIRAAEMRMFAAA